In one window of Kosmotoga pacifica DNA:
- a CDS encoding permease — MTTVILAIGAGAFLLWSLLKSVEKTKKSLKIARNLFAKTFLQIIGVMALIGLVLAAIPPELIKKLLGGSNEVLSTIYGAIIGTVTIIPGFIAFPLSKSLYESGAHLIAIAAFITTLTMVGFATIPIEVRHFGKKFTFYRNVLSFVFAIGIALGMGVLL; from the coding sequence ATGACAACCGTAATTCTCGCTATAGGCGCAGGGGCTTTTTTGCTTTGGTCTCTCTTAAAAAGTGTGGAAAAAACTAAAAAGAGCTTAAAAATTGCCCGAAACTTATTCGCGAAAACTTTCCTGCAGATAATAGGTGTTATGGCGCTCATCGGACTCGTTCTCGCGGCTATACCACCAGAACTCATTAAAAAATTGCTGGGAGGTTCAAACGAGGTTTTGAGTACAATTTACGGGGCGATAATCGGTACGGTGACGATTATTCCGGGCTTTATCGCCTTTCCCCTTTCCAAATCCTTATACGAGAGTGGTGCCCATTTGATTGCGATTGCTGCTTTCATAACGACACTTACCATGGTTGGATTCGCCACGATTCCAATAGAAGTACGCCATTTTGGTAAGAAGTTCACCTTTTATAGAAACGTTTTGAGTTTTGTTTTTGCCATTGGCATAGCATTAGGGATGGGGGTATTATTGTGA
- a CDS encoding glycoside hydrolase family 130 protein — translation MFLLLVLTILAIDLPFEKVYNLRRLTDFPVLLPEGVGFQSKATFNPAAIKVNDEILLFYRAEDWTGYNAWNGTSSIGLARSTDGLNFTKEPDPIIKPELPYEIPGGCEDPRIVEIDGLYILTYTAYDGNQARLCLAYSSDLKEWVKVGPIIKNFRWSKSGAIVPKKINGKYYMYFGDSQIYLATSKDLKSWNVNPYPVLRPRPDKFDARLVEPGPPPLITSEGILLFYNSADYSGIYRVGAALFDAEKPSRLLKRTDTPLLEPELSWEKYGQVPNVVFVEGAVEHQGKLLLYYGAADVYVGVAAIDL, via the coding sequence ATGTTTTTATTACTGGTACTGACTATTCTGGCAATCGATCTCCCTTTCGAAAAGGTTTATAATCTCAGAAGATTGACGGATTTTCCAGTTCTACTGCCTGAAGGTGTGGGCTTTCAAAGCAAAGCAACTTTCAATCCAGCTGCTATCAAGGTTAACGATGAGATCCTCCTCTTCTACCGGGCTGAAGACTGGACGGGGTACAATGCCTGGAACGGAACCTCGTCAATAGGTCTTGCACGAAGTACCGATGGTCTCAACTTTACAAAAGAACCAGACCCCATAATAAAGCCGGAACTTCCCTATGAGATTCCGGGAGGTTGTGAAGACCCTCGCATCGTGGAAATCGATGGGCTATATATACTGACTTATACGGCTTATGATGGTAATCAAGCCAGATTGTGCCTTGCTTATTCCAGCGACCTCAAAGAGTGGGTTAAGGTTGGACCCATAATAAAAAACTTCCGCTGGTCCAAGTCGGGTGCGATAGTTCCAAAAAAGATAAATGGAAAATATTATATGTATTTTGGTGATTCGCAGATATATCTTGCCACCTCCAAAGATCTGAAAAGCTGGAATGTGAATCCATATCCGGTGCTAAGGCCAAGGCCGGATAAATTCGATGCAAGACTCGTAGAACCGGGGCCACCCCCGCTTATAACCTCCGAGGGAATATTGCTCTTTTACAACAGCGCGGATTATTCAGGGATTTACAGAGTTGGAGCTGCTCTGTTCGATGCAGAAAAACCAAGCAGGCTTCTGAAGAGAACGGATACGCCGTTGCTTGAACCAGAGCTTTCCTGGGAAAAGTACGGTCAGGTTCCTAACGTTGTCTTCGTTGAAGGTGCCGTAGAACACCAGGGGAAATTACTCCTCTATTATGGTGCCGCTGATGTATACGTTGGCGTTGCGGCAATAGATCTATAG
- a CDS encoding glycosidase — MHMKLQRCILNPLLSPVPQHHWESKYVFNCAVVKKNGLFHMLYRAQGEDMVSRIGYAVSTDGIRFNRLEKPVFTPKSPWELYGVEDPRITEIDGKFYMMYTAYSPMGVRISMASTTDFIRWERHGVIIPDIDNKDAALFPEKINGRYVMFHRIEPDMYLAFSDDLIHWDNFVSIAGPREGYWDNLKIGVGAPPIKLDEGWLVLYHGVENTPRPTYRLGFMLLDLNDPSKVLKRSEEPIFEPEEEWEIFGGVPNVVFSDAMVEHEGNYYIYYGAADNHIALATISKEEVEKWLKER; from the coding sequence GTGCACATGAAACTTCAAAGATGTATTCTGAATCCTTTGCTTTCACCAGTACCACAGCATCACTGGGAATCCAAGTACGTTTTTAACTGCGCTGTGGTCAAGAAGAATGGTCTGTTTCACATGCTCTACAGAGCTCAGGGTGAAGACATGGTCTCAAGAATTGGTTACGCTGTAAGTACAGACGGAATACGGTTCAATAGGTTGGAGAAACCCGTCTTTACCCCCAAAAGTCCCTGGGAACTCTACGGCGTCGAAGATCCTAGAATAACCGAAATTGACGGCAAGTTTTACATGATGTATACAGCTTACTCTCCTATGGGAGTGAGAATCTCAATGGCTTCCACAACTGATTTCATACGATGGGAACGCCATGGTGTTATCATTCCGGATATAGACAACAAAGATGCAGCTCTTTTCCCGGAAAAAATAAATGGTCGTTATGTAATGTTCCATAGGATCGAGCCGGATATGTATTTAGCGTTTTCAGATGATCTGATTCATTGGGATAACTTCGTATCTATAGCAGGTCCCAGAGAAGGGTACTGGGATAATTTGAAGATAGGTGTTGGAGCGCCACCAATAAAACTCGATGAAGGCTGGCTTGTACTCTACCATGGTGTTGAAAACACCCCAAGACCGACCTACAGACTCGGGTTCATGCTTCTGGATCTAAACGACCCCAGCAAAGTTCTGAAAAGGTCTGAAGAGCCTATATTTGAACCCGAAGAGGAATGGGAGATTTTCGGAGGAGTTCCCAATGTTGTCTTTTCTGATGCCATGGTTGAACACGAAGGAAATTATTACATCTATTATGGGGCCGCGGATAATCACATAGCGCTGGCCACCATCTCTAAAGAAGAAGTCGAAAAATGGTTAAAAGAGAGATGA
- a CDS encoding phosphoenolpyruvate carboxykinase (ATP), with translation MATKSRFSHDEVSKDNPLFSQFRVIIETAFYRNNVVNVNSRREAYKLAVSSPGTIVTNLEVYQPEKLGLDPGTKVLLFNDGVVVGRYAPARRVVGEPGLDLRDCSAKLREAVYNTRYRKMYHAQAIIGLDKDFSVKAHLLVPEGFENTLYNWLLNFQPLEGSYVDLYRNSKLLENEGDIFIFSDPDWTHPDHPYGLTFFDPEHNVAAILGMRYFGEFKKGTLTLAWSCASRNGYVSCHGGQKRYNLDNGKNFVVGVFGLSGSGKSTITHAKHGGKYDVTILHDDAFIISLEDGSSVALEPSYFDKMADYPLNSPENRYLLTVQNIGATLDSEGKVVVVTEDIRNGNGRAIKSSLWSPNRENKFSEPVNAIIWLMKDPAMPPVVKVKSAELASAFGATLATKRTSAERLAPGADPNALVFEPYANPFRTYPLSIDYYGFKDLFKERNVECYIFNTGHFMTKKVTKETTLAILEKIVTGTAKFKQWKNFEELEIMEIEGYIPDLDDPVYVELLKKQLHSRLDFIRSLESEKAGYNRLPQEAYDSIQRLHANINR, from the coding sequence GTGGCGACAAAATCCCGGTTTAGCCACGATGAGGTATCAAAGGATAATCCACTTTTCTCACAATTCAGAGTAATCATTGAAACCGCCTTCTACAGAAACAACGTCGTTAATGTAAATTCCAGAAGGGAAGCTTACAAACTGGCAGTCTCCTCACCGGGAACAATTGTCACCAATTTAGAGGTGTACCAACCTGAAAAGCTGGGACTCGATCCAGGAACTAAAGTTTTGCTCTTCAATGACGGTGTCGTTGTTGGTCGTTACGCTCCGGCGAGGAGAGTCGTAGGCGAACCGGGGTTAGATTTGAGAGATTGCTCGGCCAAACTCAGGGAGGCCGTTTATAATACCAGATACAGGAAAATGTATCATGCGCAAGCGATCATTGGCCTTGACAAAGACTTTTCTGTGAAGGCTCATCTTCTTGTTCCGGAAGGTTTTGAAAACACACTATATAACTGGCTTTTAAATTTCCAGCCCCTGGAAGGTTCCTATGTGGATCTGTACAGGAATTCGAAGCTTCTCGAGAACGAGGGGGATATTTTCATTTTTTCTGATCCAGACTGGACTCATCCCGATCATCCCTACGGTCTGACCTTTTTTGACCCTGAACACAACGTAGCTGCGATATTGGGGATGAGATACTTTGGTGAATTCAAGAAGGGTACACTAACACTCGCGTGGAGCTGTGCCAGTAGAAACGGTTACGTGTCGTGCCACGGTGGTCAAAAGAGATACAACCTCGATAACGGTAAAAACTTTGTGGTAGGCGTCTTCGGGCTTTCTGGCTCTGGCAAATCCACTATCACCCACGCAAAACATGGTGGCAAGTACGATGTAACTATACTCCACGACGACGCCTTCATAATATCTCTGGAGGATGGTTCCTCAGTGGCACTGGAACCGTCTTACTTTGACAAGATGGCCGATTATCCGTTGAATTCGCCGGAGAACAGGTATTTGCTGACTGTTCAGAATATTGGAGCCACTCTTGACAGTGAAGGTAAAGTGGTGGTCGTGACTGAAGATATAAGGAACGGAAATGGACGCGCCATCAAATCCAGCCTCTGGTCTCCCAACAGAGAAAACAAGTTTTCCGAGCCAGTTAATGCCATAATATGGTTAATGAAAGATCCAGCCATGCCGCCGGTGGTGAAGGTTAAAAGCGCGGAATTGGCCTCTGCATTCGGTGCCACCCTCGCTACCAAGAGAACCTCTGCTGAACGCCTGGCACCGGGGGCTGATCCGAATGCATTGGTCTTTGAACCCTATGCCAATCCTTTCAGAACATACCCTCTGTCGATCGACTACTACGGATTCAAAGACCTGTTCAAGGAAAGAAATGTGGAATGCTACATCTTCAACACGGGTCATTTCATGACAAAAAAGGTTACAAAAGAAACCACCCTTGCTATTCTGGAAAAAATAGTCACGGGCACAGCGAAATTCAAGCAATGGAAAAATTTTGAAGAGCTCGAGATCATGGAGATCGAAGGATACATACCGGATCTCGACGATCCGGTTTATGTGGAACTCCTGAAAAAACAGCTGCACAGCAGGTTGGACTTCATCCGTTCTCTTGAAAGTGAAAAGGCAGGATACAACAGATTGCCCCAGGAAGCTTATGACTCAATACAGAGACTACACGCTAACATAAATCGATAA
- a CDS encoding extracellular solute-binding protein, which yields MRKLGIILCLLLITILVFGKEIIFWTAPNPLQEKFWRPLVEEWNANNPDIQIKWSPIPASGSSEEAILTSIAAGNSPDICTNIFSGFAAQLIEADQLVPLDTLPGYAELIASRKMESVIEGWKFGGHDYVFPIYSNPMMFWWRKDLLEELGYTRAPRTYSEVYEISKKYSVKNEKYGALIVLGRNWWDRWFDFINYYYAASGGKSYIDVEKGRATFNDDAGKAVARFIDTMFRNDWTAVDLGNFPFYYGVVLGGIKGPWDLNWAKEQFPDIYHNIFIAPPPVPDDYPVDKPVHVFADTKGLVMFKSCKYKEEAWKFIKWVFSNIENDLKWMEYTNMPPARGDLTTNPVFTDYMEQNPHFKAIAEYVPFAIPPALTTVTVDIQDAMTQYLIEPIMYGKKSPEKALKETVSRIRRILF from the coding sequence ATGAGAAAATTGGGTATTATTCTTTGTTTGCTTTTAATCACAATTCTTGTGTTCGGAAAGGAAATTATCTTCTGGACTGCACCTAATCCACTTCAAGAAAAGTTCTGGAGGCCTCTCGTAGAAGAGTGGAACGCCAATAATCCAGATATTCAGATCAAATGGTCTCCTATTCCAGCTTCTGGAAGTTCTGAAGAGGCTATCTTAACATCAATCGCTGCCGGGAATAGCCCTGATATCTGCACAAATATTTTCAGTGGATTTGCAGCTCAGTTGATTGAAGCTGACCAGCTTGTACCTCTTGATACTCTACCGGGTTATGCGGAGCTGATTGCCAGCAGAAAGATGGAAAGCGTAATCGAGGGTTGGAAGTTCGGAGGTCATGACTATGTATTTCCAATATACTCTAATCCCATGATGTTTTGGTGGCGTAAAGATCTCCTCGAGGAACTTGGTTATACAAGAGCTCCCAGAACATATTCGGAAGTTTACGAAATAAGCAAGAAGTATTCTGTAAAAAACGAAAAGTATGGAGCCTTGATTGTACTTGGGAGAAATTGGTGGGACCGTTGGTTTGATTTCATCAACTACTATTACGCTGCCAGTGGCGGGAAAAGCTATATAGATGTAGAAAAAGGCAGAGCGACGTTTAACGATGATGCAGGTAAAGCGGTTGCGAGGTTCATAGATACAATGTTCAGAAATGATTGGACTGCTGTTGATCTGGGTAACTTCCCCTTCTATTACGGTGTTGTCCTGGGAGGAATTAAAGGTCCCTGGGATCTCAACTGGGCGAAAGAACAGTTTCCTGATATTTATCACAATATTTTCATAGCTCCACCACCTGTCCCCGACGACTATCCTGTAGACAAACCGGTGCATGTCTTTGCAGACACAAAAGGGCTTGTAATGTTTAAGTCCTGTAAATATAAAGAGGAAGCCTGGAAGTTCATAAAGTGGGTCTTTTCCAACATAGAGAACGATCTCAAATGGATGGAGTACACTAATATGCCGCCAGCTCGTGGTGATCTGACCACCAATCCAGTTTTCACCGATTACATGGAGCAAAATCCACATTTCAAAGCCATCGCCGAGTACGTTCCTTTTGCTATTCCACCTGCCCTTACAACGGTAACCGTGGATATACAGGATGCAATGACACAGTACCTTATTGAACCGATAATGTATGGTAAAAAGAGCCCTGAGAAAGCTCTCAAAGAAACTGTTAGTAGAATCAGACGCATACTATTCTGA
- a CDS encoding Crp/Fnr family transcriptional regulator produces the protein MDLRDIRTFDKLSEGEVKYVKRNSRLIKINKNEILYSPNEICEQVSVVLKGKLKVSKLFPSGKEQILKYLQKGDTFGETLVFLKAQYPAYVIADTTAKILEIPKRVMLEIFDNKAFLISYLESISKKVLNLSNVIEMLSMKTIKQRVARYLINLYNSQGSNVINLMKSKKQIAADIGSVREVVSRTFSELERNGVIKLLDRQHVEIIDFEKLEEIILKS, from the coding sequence ATGGATTTACGGGACATCCGCACCTTTGATAAATTAAGTGAAGGTGAAGTCAAATACGTCAAAAGAAATTCAAGATTGATAAAGATCAATAAAAATGAGATTTTGTACAGTCCAAACGAAATATGTGAACAGGTAAGCGTGGTACTAAAAGGGAAGCTCAAAGTTTCAAAGCTTTTTCCGTCAGGCAAAGAACAGATATTGAAATACCTTCAGAAAGGCGATACCTTCGGCGAAACTTTAGTTTTTCTCAAAGCTCAATATCCTGCTTATGTCATAGCGGATACAACCGCAAAGATATTGGAAATACCAAAAAGAGTTATGCTCGAGATCTTCGATAACAAAGCTTTTCTCATTTCCTACTTGGAAAGCATTTCGAAAAAGGTCCTAAATCTATCAAATGTGATAGAAATGCTTTCGATGAAGACCATAAAACAACGAGTGGCGAGATATCTCATTAACCTATACAATTCTCAAGGCTCGAATGTTATAAACCTCATGAAATCTAAAAAACAAATAGCAGCAGATATTGGAAGCGTCAGAGAAGTGGTGTCCAGGACATTCAGCGAACTGGAAAGAAACGGAGTAATAAAGCTGCTCGACAGACAGCACGTCGAAATAATAGATTTCGAAAAACTCGAAGAAATTATCTTGAAGTCGTGA
- a CDS encoding carbohydrate ABC transporter permease, with product MKTLKRRENIKGWSISSVYLVYTAIFWGYPFVWLFILALSKWNFLTPRRFIWFNNFIKLFMDDDFWRVVINTFNFMLYFIPMVLILSMLFALALTKVKYFKTFFMLSFLVAYVSSGVAYSIIFSKLFAVNGPLNKLTYSLFGVTIPWFSQPQLAILSIAMMVTWKFIGYYGLILYSGLVAIPKALYEAAELDGATRWIKFWKITLPLLNPSLVMVLVLCISLTFGIFTEPFLITGGGPMKRTYTFQMMIYTNAFQKLNPGYASALAIVTALISFGCVILTRKLIEREVSYS from the coding sequence ATGAAGACTTTAAAGCGCCGCGAAAACATTAAAGGCTGGTCAATTTCTTCGGTCTATCTCGTTTATACGGCCATTTTCTGGGGGTATCCTTTTGTCTGGCTATTTATACTGGCTTTATCAAAATGGAATTTTCTCACACCAAGGAGATTTATCTGGTTCAATAATTTCATAAAGCTATTCATGGATGATGATTTCTGGAGAGTTGTGATCAATACCTTCAACTTCATGCTATACTTCATTCCCATGGTCCTTATCCTATCAATGCTCTTTGCCCTGGCATTGACCAAGGTTAAATATTTCAAGACCTTTTTCATGCTTTCATTCCTTGTAGCTTATGTTTCATCCGGAGTGGCATATTCAATAATTTTTTCAAAGCTATTTGCCGTCAATGGACCACTCAATAAACTCACCTACTCTCTCTTCGGGGTCACCATACCTTGGTTCAGCCAGCCACAGCTGGCTATTCTTTCAATAGCCATGATGGTTACCTGGAAATTCATCGGTTATTATGGATTGATTTTATACTCGGGACTTGTAGCCATCCCAAAGGCTCTCTATGAGGCCGCAGAATTAGATGGAGCCACACGTTGGATTAAATTCTGGAAGATAACACTTCCATTGTTGAATCCATCACTGGTAATGGTTCTGGTGCTGTGTATTTCTCTGACTTTCGGGATATTCACGGAACCTTTTCTTATTACAGGCGGTGGCCCCATGAAACGTACCTACACATTCCAGATGATGATTTATACGAATGCTTTCCAGAAGCTCAATCCTGGTTATGCTTCAGCTCTCGCTATCGTGACCGCGTTGATAAGTTTTGGCTGCGTAATCTTGACCAGAAAGCTCATTGAGAGAGAGGTGAGTTACTCATGA
- a CDS encoding carbohydrate ABC transporter permease, with translation MKKFWMIVLYIVLFGASLLWIYPYIWMFMSSFKPSAEIFTKFWPSHFTGEHYKFILSAAEAMQRPFVRALLNSIFISFTVTFAVVFSSAFIGYALSKINFRGQKALFNFIIFQMLFPGFMFIVPLYVLIRALGLVNTLSAIILPGLMSAWGIFMFAQSYKSVPNEYIEAAKMDGASDIWVILRLMIPLSRSTASIVGMFTFIGIWDNFMWPLIVISDYNKMPLSVLLASFNREYGIYVGPILAGSVIQTLPMVLIFLIFRKYFLQGISMSLK, from the coding sequence ATGAAGAAATTCTGGATGATCGTTCTGTACATAGTTCTTTTTGGTGCCTCTCTGCTCTGGATATATCCTTATATATGGATGTTCATGTCTTCTTTTAAACCTTCGGCAGAAATCTTCACCAAATTCTGGCCTTCTCATTTCACGGGGGAACACTATAAATTTATACTGAGCGCGGCTGAGGCAATGCAAAGGCCATTCGTCAGGGCACTGTTGAACAGTATTTTCATCTCATTTACTGTTACTTTTGCTGTGGTTTTCAGCTCAGCTTTCATTGGTTATGCGCTATCCAAGATAAACTTCAGAGGTCAAAAGGCTCTTTTCAATTTCATCATCTTTCAGATGCTTTTCCCGGGGTTCATGTTCATAGTTCCCCTGTATGTTCTCATAAGGGCTCTGGGATTAGTGAACACCCTTTCAGCGATAATACTGCCCGGACTCATGTCGGCATGGGGAATCTTCATGTTTGCCCAGTCTTACAAGTCAGTTCCCAACGAATACATTGAAGCCGCAAAAATGGATGGGGCCAGTGATATCTGGGTGATATTGAGATTGATGATCCCCCTTTCCAGAAGCACTGCATCCATAGTTGGCATGTTTACGTTCATAGGAATATGGGACAATTTTATGTGGCCATTGATTGTGATTTCGGACTACAACAAAATGCCTTTGTCTGTACTTCTGGCCAGTTTCAACCGTGAATATGGAATTTATGTTGGTCCAATATTGGCCGGATCGGTCATACAAACTTTACCTATGGTCCTGATCTTTTTGATATTCAGAAAGTACTTCCTTCAGGGGATATCCATGTCATTGAAATAA
- a CDS encoding permease translates to MKNFIKENKLLIITTVLYLIVFFLNPGLFYNAVKMTGKFLLEMIEVMPPILLLSALITVWVPSEVITKNFGRKSGFKGKLVSVLIGSVSAGPIYAAFPMAQTLFYKGASVSNIVIIISAWAVVKIPMFMIESSFLGMKFAATRYLLTVPAIIALGYIMDKIVKREDILEEQKQLEKKTEVTEKFILQQLPRFDCGGCGYKDCAAFAKAVYAGKALISGCVVKNKNKEKEEEYVSV, encoded by the coding sequence GTGAAGAATTTTATAAAAGAGAACAAATTGCTGATCATTACCACTGTTCTGTATTTGATAGTCTTCTTTCTTAATCCGGGATTATTCTACAATGCCGTTAAAATGACTGGTAAATTCCTTCTTGAAATGATAGAAGTAATGCCCCCGATCCTGCTGTTGTCTGCTCTTATAACGGTATGGGTGCCTTCAGAAGTTATAACAAAAAACTTTGGTAGAAAATCAGGATTCAAGGGGAAACTTGTTTCCGTTCTTATAGGTTCCGTATCCGCCGGTCCAATATATGCGGCTTTTCCAATGGCACAGACACTTTTCTATAAAGGTGCAAGTGTGTCGAATATAGTTATCATAATAAGCGCGTGGGCTGTTGTGAAAATCCCCATGTTCATGATTGAATCGAGCTTTCTTGGTATGAAATTCGCTGCAACAAGATATCTCTTAACCGTACCTGCGATTATAGCTCTTGGATACATAATGGACAAAATAGTTAAAAGAGAGGATATTCTTGAGGAGCAAAAACAGCTCGAGAAAAAGACGGAAGTTACTGAAAAATTCATTCTACAACAGCTTCCCCGCTTTGACTGTGGAGGTTGTGGTTACAAAGATTGTGCCGCTTTTGCAAAGGCTGTGTATGCCGGCAAAGCATTGATAAGTGGATGCGTTGTTAAAAATAAAAACAAAGAAAAAGAAGAAGAATATGTAAGTGTGTGA
- a CDS encoding alpha/beta hydrolase family protein has translation MNKRVRKYTIHQFMKNTTISGTALSSDGRKILFSSDESGVFNAYEMDLETGKVSKLTDSQDSVYIKGYLPDGSGFLFEKDNGGNEISHIYLKDADGNERDLTPGEKVKAMFHSWDDDSKGFYFLSNKRDSRYFDVYYMDLKNFKAELIFENSEGFNPGPISSDGRFIALSRAITMNNFEMYIKDLKTDELLHITPHKGEVFYAPVCFSKDSRALYFITDEDREFRYLKKYILSTGTSETVKSFAWDVLFAKLSKNNKFLAVTINNDARIELKLYDLERDMEINLPELPKGEITDFDFSKDEKFLAFVADASNSPKNLFFLNFQTGEFKKLTDSLNPEITPEDLVEAEVVRFKSFDGLEIPGILYKPKGIEKGERVPALVYVHGGPGGQTMLGYRPLFQYLVNHGYAIFAVNNRGSSGYGKSFFKAADHKHGELDLADCVEARRFFETLDFIDKAKIGIIGGSYGGYMVLAALAFKPEVFEVGIDIFGVSNWVRTLKGIPPWWGAMRDALYKKIGDPYKEEEYLISISPLFHAERIVKPLLVLQGANDPRVLKVESDEIVEKVRKNGVPVEYVIFEDEGHGFTKKANQLKAYKTILEFLDKYLAS, from the coding sequence GTGAATAAGCGGGTAAGAAAATACACAATTCATCAGTTTATGAAAAACACAACTATCTCTGGTACTGCTTTATCATCAGATGGAAGAAAGATTCTCTTTTCTAGTGATGAAAGTGGAGTGTTCAATGCGTATGAAATGGATTTGGAAACAGGCAAAGTGTCTAAACTTACGGATTCTCAGGATAGTGTCTATATCAAAGGATACCTTCCTGATGGCAGTGGATTCCTATTTGAAAAAGATAACGGTGGAAATGAGATTTCTCACATTTATCTTAAAGATGCAGATGGAAATGAGAGGGATTTAACTCCCGGTGAGAAAGTGAAAGCCATGTTCCATAGCTGGGATGACGATAGCAAGGGTTTCTATTTTCTTTCAAACAAGAGAGACTCCAGATACTTCGATGTTTACTATATGGATCTAAAAAATTTCAAGGCGGAATTGATTTTTGAGAACAGCGAAGGTTTTAATCCCGGACCAATATCATCCGATGGAAGATTTATTGCACTTTCAAGAGCAATTACGATGAATAATTTTGAAATGTACATAAAGGATCTAAAGACTGATGAACTGCTACACATAACGCCTCACAAAGGGGAAGTGTTTTACGCCCCGGTATGCTTCTCGAAGGATTCAAGAGCTCTCTACTTTATTACAGATGAGGATAGGGAATTCAGATACTTGAAAAAGTACATTCTGAGCACTGGAACAAGTGAGACTGTTAAGAGTTTTGCATGGGACGTTCTTTTCGCTAAACTTTCAAAAAATAACAAATTTTTAGCTGTGACAATAAACAATGATGCGCGAATAGAACTCAAGCTCTACGATCTCGAAAGAGACATGGAAATCAACCTGCCAGAACTACCAAAAGGTGAAATTACCGATTTCGATTTTTCTAAGGATGAGAAGTTTCTTGCATTTGTGGCGGATGCATCGAATTCACCAAAGAATCTTTTCTTTCTGAACTTTCAAACTGGTGAATTTAAGAAACTCACAGATTCACTAAATCCCGAAATCACCCCTGAAGACCTTGTGGAAGCAGAAGTTGTGCGATTCAAATCCTTCGATGGATTGGAGATACCAGGAATTCTCTACAAACCAAAAGGAATTGAAAAAGGAGAAAGGGTTCCTGCTCTTGTTTATGTTCATGGTGGCCCTGGAGGGCAAACAATGTTAGGTTATAGGCCATTGTTTCAATATCTTGTAAATCATGGTTATGCTATATTCGCTGTAAACAATCGCGGAAGCAGCGGCTATGGAAAATCCTTCTTCAAAGCTGCTGATCACAAACACGGAGAACTTGATCTGGCGGATTGTGTAGAAGCCAGGCGTTTCTTTGAAACATTAGATTTCATCGATAAGGCAAAAATAGGAATAATCGGCGGCAGTTACGGTGGCTATATGGTTCTGGCTGCCCTTGCTTTCAAACCAGAGGTTTTTGAAGTTGGTATTGACATATTTGGTGTTTCCAACTGGGTACGGACACTGAAAGGAATTCCACCGTGGTGGGGAGCTATGAGAGATGCTCTTTATAAGAAGATTGGTGATCCTTATAAAGAAGAGGAATACTTGATTAGTATTTCACCACTGTTTCATGCAGAGAGGATAGTTAAGCCATTGCTCGTTCTTCAGGGGGCTAATGATCCCAGAGTCTTGAAAGTAGAGTCGGATGAAATCGTGGAGAAAGTAAGGAAAAATGGAGTCCCTGTGGAGTATGTCATATTTGAAGATGAAGGTCACGGATTTACAAAGAAAGCCAACCAATTAAAAGCATACAAAACAATTCTGGAATTCCTTGATAAGTATCTTGCCTCCTAA